A single region of the Kwoniella botswanensis chromosome 1, complete sequence genome encodes:
- a CDS encoding protein phosphatase PP2A regulatory subunit B: protein MEPADSSSPWRFAQCFGDKGDVEDITEADIISTVEFDHTGDYLATGDKGGRVVLFERNEQKRGCEYKFYTEFQSHEPEFDYLKSLEIEEKINRIKWCKRQNAAHFLLSTNDKTIKLWKVFDKQIKVVAENNHSDGYAGGGNGPSQPPLRLPRMTTHDSITAAVPRKVYANAHAYHINSISVNSDGETYISADDLRINLWNLNISDQSFNIVDIKPVNMEELTEVITAAEFHPIHCNLFMYSSSKGTIKLADMRDSALCDQHSKQFEEEEDPTQKSFFSEIISSISDVKFSQDGRYILSRDYLTLKIWDINMENKPVKTINIHDHLRQKLCDLYENDCIFDKFECTFSGDGSQVLTGSYHNYFRIYDVNGDNDVVLQADKSAFKAKKIGGARGKAPGKKEGMQTEGIDFAKKILHASWHPKENTIAIAATNNL, encoded by the exons ATGGAGCCTGCCGACTCGAGCTCTCCCTGGCGATTCGCCCAATGCTTTGGTGACAAGGGTGACGTAGAAGACATTACAGAGG ctgatatcatatctaCCGTCGAGTTTGACCACACGGGTGATTATCTCGCGACAGGAGATAAGGGTGGTCGTGTTGTGTTGTTCGAGAGAAACGAACAG AAACGGGGCTGCGAATACAAATTCTATACCGAA TTTCAATCTCACGAACCGGAATTTGATTATCTGAAATCGTTAGAAATTGAAGAAAAGATCAATAGAATCAAATGGTGTAAAAGACAAAATGCTGCTCATTTCCTGCTTAGTACCAATG ACAAAACCATCAAATTGTGGAAGGTTTTCGATAAGCAAATCAAGGTGGTTGCCGAAAACAACCATTCTGATGGCTATGCAGGAGGTGGTAATGGTCCATCACAACCTCCCCTTCGCTTACCCCGCATGACAACCCACGATTCTATCACTGCTGCCGTTCCTCGCAAAGTTTACGCCAACGCCCACGCCTATCACATTAATTCCATATCAGTCAATTCCGATGGAGAAACGTATATTtctgctgatgatttgaggatCAACTTGTGGAACTTGAACATCAGTGATCAAAGTTTCA ACATTGTTGACATCAAACCTGTCAATATGGAAGAATTAACCGAAGTCATCACTGCTGCCGAATTCCATCCAATACATTGCAACCTTTTCATGTATTCTAGCTCGAAGGGTACCATCAAGCTGGCGGATATGAGAGATTCTGCTCTATGTGATCAACACTCCAAAC aatttgaggaagaggaagaccCTACCCAAAAATCGTTCTTTTCCGAAATCATCTCGTCTATATCAGATGTCAAATTCTCACAAGATGGACGATATATCTTGTCTCGGGATTACCTAACCCTCAAGATATGGGATATCAACATGGAGAACAAGCCTGTTAAAACTATCAACATCCACGATCATCTGAGGCAAAAGCTTTGTGATTTATATGAGAATGATTGCATCTTTGATAAGTTCGAATGCACTTTCAGCggtgatggaag CCAAGTTTTGACCGGATCATATCACAACTACTTCCGTATCTATGATGTCAATGGCGATAACGATGTCGTTTTGCAAGCGGACAAATCTGCATTcaaggcgaagaagatagGTGGAGCAAGGGGTAAAGCCccaggaaagaaggaaggaatgcAGACTGAAGGAATAGACTTTGCGAAGAAGATC TTACATGCGAGCTGGCACCCTAAAGAGAATACCATTGCT ATTGCCGCTACCAACAATTTGTGA